In Prescottella soli, a genomic segment contains:
- a CDS encoding alpha/beta fold hydrolase, which yields MTQPDPSTVRFDGPWTHRDIHANGIRIHIAEAGPSRPDAPLVVLLHGFADIWWSWRHQLTALADAGFRTVAVDLRGYGDTDTPPRGYDGWTLAGDIAGLIRAMGHSSATLIGHADGGLVCWATALLHPRLVKSIGLVSSPHPIALKHAVLHDRQQRAALLPTFLDYQVPWRPERRLVRDDGAEVERLLRARSGPAWPQSDEFPEVARRLRSAMQIPRVAHSALEYQRWAFRSQFRPDGRRFMTAMDHRLDIPVFQVHGELDPYVLATTIERSTAHAPGQQLYRVAGAGHFAHQESPDEVTAELTRFALASR from the coding sequence GTGACCCAACCAGACCCGTCCACGGTCCGTTTCGACGGGCCGTGGACGCATCGTGACATCCATGCGAACGGCATCCGCATCCACATCGCGGAGGCGGGTCCGTCGCGTCCCGACGCTCCGCTCGTGGTCCTGCTGCACGGCTTCGCCGACATCTGGTGGTCGTGGCGGCACCAGCTGACCGCCCTCGCCGACGCCGGCTTCCGCACCGTCGCCGTCGACCTGCGCGGGTACGGCGACACCGACACCCCACCCCGCGGCTACGACGGCTGGACCCTCGCCGGTGACATCGCGGGCCTGATCCGCGCGATGGGCCACTCGAGTGCCACCCTGATCGGGCACGCCGACGGCGGCCTGGTGTGCTGGGCGACGGCGCTGCTGCATCCCCGGCTGGTGAAGTCGATCGGGCTGGTCAGCTCGCCGCATCCGATCGCGCTCAAGCACGCCGTCCTGCACGACCGCCAGCAGCGAGCAGCCCTGCTGCCGACGTTCCTGGACTACCAGGTGCCGTGGCGCCCGGAGCGCCGGCTCGTCCGCGACGACGGCGCCGAGGTCGAGCGTCTGCTGCGGGCCCGGTCCGGGCCTGCTTGGCCGCAGTCCGACGAGTTCCCTGAGGTCGCGCGGCGGCTGCGGTCGGCGATGCAGATCCCGCGCGTCGCACACTCCGCCCTGGAGTACCAGCGGTGGGCGTTCCGCAGCCAGTTCCGCCCGGACGGTCGCCGGTTCATGACCGCGATGGATCACCGGTTGGACATCCCGGTGTTCCAGGTCCACGGCGAACTCGATCCGTACGTGCTGGCCACCACCATCGAACGCTCGACCGCGCACGCGCCCGGCCAGCAGCTCTACCGGGTCGCCGGCGCGGGGCACTTCGCGCACCAGGAATCGCCCGACGAGGTCACCGCGGAACTGACGCGTTTCGCGCTCGCCTCGCGCTGA
- the marP gene encoding acid resistance serine protease MarP, with product MSGSAWIDLAVILVALLAASSGWRHGAVASALAFLGVVLGAVAGILIAPHVLVHVDEGRMRVLVGIALIVVLVVIGEVAGMVLGRAARSVMHSPVARGVDSFIGAGLQLVAVLVAAWLLAIPLTTSTQANVASAVRGSKVLSAVDDVAPDWLRQVPSEFSALLDTSGLPDVIGPFGRTPITNVDPPDASVLASPVAQQLQTSVLRVRGAAPSCQKALEGSGFVVGPERVMTNAHVVAGTSTVAVDTVDGPLDARVVVFDPAVDVAILDVPGLRAAPLTFAPKQARTGDDAIVLGYPGGGPYTASAARIREVLDLRGPDIYRSGTVEREVYTVRGSIRQGNSGGPLVDEQGRVLGVVFGAAVDDSDTGFVLTANEVSKQLEQANGSTAAVGTGVCIV from the coding sequence TTGAGCGGATCCGCATGGATCGACCTGGCCGTGATTCTCGTGGCGTTGCTTGCGGCGTCGTCGGGATGGCGGCACGGCGCGGTCGCGTCGGCACTCGCCTTCCTCGGCGTCGTGCTCGGTGCCGTCGCCGGCATCCTCATCGCGCCGCACGTGCTCGTCCACGTCGACGAGGGCCGGATGCGGGTGCTCGTCGGCATCGCCCTGATCGTCGTGCTCGTGGTGATCGGTGAGGTCGCGGGCATGGTGCTGGGCCGGGCGGCCCGCAGCGTCATGCACAGCCCCGTGGCGCGGGGTGTGGACAGCTTTATCGGCGCGGGCCTGCAGCTCGTCGCGGTTCTGGTCGCGGCGTGGCTCCTCGCGATCCCGCTCACCACGTCCACACAGGCCAACGTCGCGTCCGCGGTGCGCGGGTCCAAGGTGCTCAGCGCCGTCGACGACGTCGCGCCCGACTGGCTGCGCCAGGTGCCCAGCGAGTTCTCGGCCCTGCTCGACACGTCGGGCCTGCCGGACGTCATCGGTCCGTTCGGACGCACGCCCATCACGAACGTCGACCCGCCGGACGCCAGTGTGCTCGCGAGCCCGGTCGCGCAGCAGCTGCAGACCAGCGTGCTGCGGGTCCGCGGGGCGGCCCCGAGCTGCCAGAAGGCGCTCGAAGGCTCAGGGTTCGTCGTGGGGCCCGAACGCGTCATGACCAACGCGCACGTCGTCGCGGGCACGTCCACCGTCGCTGTCGACACCGTCGACGGGCCGCTCGACGCCCGTGTCGTGGTGTTCGATCCGGCCGTCGACGTCGCCATCCTCGACGTGCCCGGCCTGCGCGCCGCACCGCTGACCTTCGCGCCCAAGCAGGCGCGCACCGGCGACGACGCGATCGTCCTCGGCTACCCGGGTGGCGGCCCCTACACCGCCAGCGCCGCCCGTATCCGTGAGGTCCTCGACCTCCGCGGCCCGGACATCTACCGGTCCGGCACGGTCGAGCGCGAGGTGTACACGGTGCGCGGCTCGATCCGTCAGGGCAACTCGGGCGGTCCGCTCGTCGACGAGCAGGGGCGCGTCCTCGGGGTCGTCTTCGGCGCCGCGGTCGACGACAGCGACACCGGCTTCGTGCTCACCGCGAACGAGGTGTCCAAGCAGCTCGAGCAGGCCAACGGGTCGACGGCCGCGGTCGGCACCGGGGTGTGCATCGTCTGA
- a CDS encoding TlpA family protein disulfide reductase produces MRVSSAARWSLAALVVVVALIVAIWPRGGQDTADITDYPGANRSTSQERRGADTPEALAPLRADAGLEPCPAPTGPAPDGSVLAGINLECLGDGSRVDLGAALTGKPVLLNIWAYWCGPCREELPYLQQYSDRVGDAVTVMTVHTDSNESNGLARLAEYDVHLPGVQDGSARVQAAVGSPPVLPVSVLIRPDGTVAKILPQQFRSVDEIAGAVQQYLGVAA; encoded by the coding sequence ATGCGTGTTTCCAGTGCAGCGCGGTGGAGTCTGGCCGCGCTCGTCGTGGTGGTGGCGCTGATCGTCGCCATCTGGCCGCGCGGCGGTCAGGACACCGCCGACATCACCGACTACCCCGGCGCGAACCGGTCGACGTCGCAGGAACGCCGGGGCGCCGACACCCCCGAGGCGCTCGCCCCGCTGCGCGCCGACGCCGGACTGGAGCCGTGCCCGGCACCGACCGGACCCGCACCGGACGGTTCGGTGCTGGCGGGCATCAATCTCGAATGCCTCGGCGACGGCAGCCGCGTCGACCTCGGGGCCGCGCTCACCGGCAAGCCGGTGCTGCTCAACATCTGGGCCTACTGGTGCGGACCGTGCCGCGAGGAACTGCCGTACCTGCAGCAATACTCGGATCGTGTCGGCGACGCGGTTACCGTCATGACGGTGCACACCGATTCCAACGAGTCCAACGGGCTCGCGCGCCTCGCCGAGTACGACGTCCACCTGCCCGGCGTCCAGGACGGCTCCGCGCGGGTGCAGGCGGCCGTCGGCTCCCCGCCGGTGCTGCCGGTGTCGGTGTTGATCCGCCCGGACGGCACGGTCGCGAAGATCCTTCCCCAGCAGTTCCGCAGTGTCGACGAGATCGCGGGCGCCGTCCAGCAGTACCTCGGCGTCGCCGCATGA
- a CDS encoding NUDIX hydrolase yields the protein MSFHLQHPLNPEAAPEWLRAVTRTLPADPNRVNPVLNRRSPQGSKVRPAAVLVLFGGSADSDPLAVGGLPADADVLLTQRASTMRQHSGQVAFPGGAADPEDDGPVDTALREAVEETGLVRSGVQPLATLPEIFIPPSGFDVTPVLAYWHDPSPVGVVDAAEAERVVRVPLRDLIDPDNRFQVRHRAGYQGPAFEVDGMLVWGFTAGVLAGLLAVSGWEIEWDHHDVRDLDVTLTRVATGVENDGMIEFGQHRPSREMGER from the coding sequence ATGAGCTTCCACCTGCAGCACCCGCTGAACCCCGAGGCCGCACCCGAATGGCTTCGCGCGGTGACGCGCACCCTCCCCGCCGACCCCAACCGCGTCAACCCGGTCCTGAACCGTCGTTCCCCGCAGGGGTCGAAGGTCCGTCCCGCCGCGGTGCTCGTGCTCTTCGGCGGGTCCGCTGATTCCGATCCGCTCGCTGTCGGAGGGCTCCCGGCCGACGCCGACGTCCTGCTCACCCAGCGGGCGTCGACGATGCGTCAGCACAGCGGCCAGGTCGCCTTCCCCGGCGGCGCCGCCGACCCCGAGGACGACGGGCCCGTCGACACCGCGCTCCGCGAGGCGGTGGAGGAGACCGGGCTCGTGCGCAGCGGCGTCCAACCGCTCGCGACGCTCCCCGAGATCTTCATCCCGCCGTCCGGGTTCGACGTCACCCCTGTGCTCGCGTACTGGCATGACCCCAGCCCGGTCGGCGTCGTCGACGCCGCCGAGGCCGAGCGTGTCGTGCGGGTGCCGCTGCGGGACCTGATCGACCCGGACAACCGTTTCCAGGTGCGGCACCGCGCCGGCTACCAGGGCCCTGCCTTCGAGGTCGACGGGATGCTGGTGTGGGGATTCACCGCGGGCGTGCTCGCGGGTCTGCTGGCCGTGTCCGGCTGGGAAATCGAGTGGGACCACCACGACGTCCGCGACCTCGACGTAACGCTCACGCGGGTCGCGACCGGTGTGGAGAACGACGGCATGATCGAATTCGGGCAGCACCGTCCGTCACGGGAAATGGGGGAGCGTTGA
- the nth gene encoding endonuclease III produces the protein MNRRLKEAFPHVYCELDFTTPLELTVATILSAQCTDVRVNQVTPALFARYRDARAYAEADRTELEEYIRTTGFFRNKANSIIGLGQALLERYDGEVPNKLKDLVTLPGIGRKTANVVLGNAFGVPGITVDTHFGRLVRRWQWTEETDPVKVEHAVGALIERKEWTDLSHRVIFHGRRVCHARKPACGVCVLAKDCPSYGTGPTDKVAAAALVKGPETEHLLDLAGM, from the coding sequence ATGAACCGCCGTTTGAAGGAGGCCTTCCCGCACGTCTACTGCGAGCTCGACTTCACCACTCCGCTCGAGCTCACGGTCGCGACGATCCTGTCTGCACAGTGCACGGATGTGCGGGTCAACCAGGTAACTCCCGCGCTGTTCGCGCGCTACCGCGACGCCCGCGCCTACGCCGAGGCGGACCGGACGGAGCTCGAGGAGTACATCCGGACGACCGGCTTCTTTCGGAACAAGGCGAACTCGATCATCGGTCTCGGGCAGGCGCTCCTCGAGCGCTACGACGGTGAAGTTCCGAACAAGCTGAAGGACCTCGTGACACTTCCCGGCATCGGTCGCAAGACTGCGAACGTCGTCCTCGGTAACGCGTTCGGCGTGCCTGGAATCACAGTCGACACGCACTTCGGCCGGCTCGTGCGGCGGTGGCAGTGGACCGAGGAGACCGACCCGGTCAAGGTCGAGCACGCGGTCGGGGCGCTCATCGAGCGCAAGGAGTGGACCGACCTGTCGCATCGCGTGATCTTCCACGGCCGTCGGGTGTGTCACGCGCGCAAGCCGGCGTGCGGCGTGTGCGTCCTGGCGAAGGACTGCCCGTCGTACGGCACCGGGCCCACCGACAAGGTGGCCGCGGCAGCATTGGTCAAGGGGCCGGAGACCGAGCATCTCCTCGATCTGGCAGGTATGTGA
- the nhaA gene encoding Na+/H+ antiporter NhaA, which translates to MIVAARSELARYLRTETVGGSILLIAAALAVLWANSPFVDAYTALRDWQVGPSALHLHLTLGTWAQDGLLAIFFFVAGLELKRELVVGELADRKKALLPIIAACGGVILPAIIAAVVGAGTPGMDRGWAIPVATDIAFALGVLALTGSRIPASARVFLLSLAVVDDLLAIILIAVLFTGSIAMLWILSAVACMVAYWYAQRRRITTPFLYVPLALLTWYSVHEAGIHATLAGVALGLLTRVRTDPGEAYSPAARLEHRLQPWSAAVCVPLFALFASGVPINGDVLSQMFTNRISLAIILGLLVGKTVGIFGVSWIAVRLGIATKPRQLGFRDMFALSVLGAIGFTVSLLVADLALAGIGDGSEADIAKAAVLLTSLAASLIGSALLLRRGRVHQARAAVTDT; encoded by the coding sequence TTGATAGTCGCCGCACGCTCCGAACTGGCCCGCTACCTCCGCACCGAGACGGTCGGCGGTTCCATACTCCTGATCGCCGCGGCCCTCGCCGTGCTGTGGGCAAACTCTCCCTTCGTCGACGCCTACACGGCGCTTCGCGACTGGCAGGTGGGCCCGAGCGCGCTGCACCTGCACCTCACTCTCGGAACGTGGGCGCAGGACGGGCTGCTCGCCATCTTCTTCTTCGTGGCCGGGCTCGAACTCAAACGCGAACTCGTCGTCGGCGAACTCGCCGACCGGAAGAAGGCGCTGCTGCCGATCATCGCGGCGTGCGGAGGCGTCATCCTGCCGGCGATCATCGCGGCCGTCGTCGGAGCCGGCACCCCCGGCATGGACCGCGGCTGGGCCATCCCCGTCGCCACCGACATCGCCTTCGCGCTGGGTGTCCTGGCCCTCACCGGGTCACGGATCCCCGCGAGCGCACGCGTCTTCCTGCTCAGCCTCGCCGTCGTCGACGACCTGCTGGCGATCATCCTCATCGCGGTGCTCTTCACCGGTTCGATCGCGATGCTGTGGATCCTGTCCGCGGTCGCGTGCATGGTCGCCTACTGGTACGCCCAGCGCCGCCGGATCACCACCCCGTTCCTCTACGTCCCGCTGGCGCTGCTCACCTGGTACAGCGTTCACGAGGCCGGCATCCACGCGACACTCGCCGGAGTCGCGCTGGGACTGCTCACCCGCGTCCGCACCGACCCGGGCGAGGCGTACTCCCCCGCGGCGCGGCTCGAACACCGCCTGCAGCCGTGGTCCGCGGCGGTCTGTGTGCCCCTGTTCGCGCTGTTCGCGTCCGGCGTCCCCATCAACGGGGACGTCTTGAGTCAGATGTTCACCAACAGGATCTCGCTCGCGATCATCCTCGGGTTGCTCGTCGGCAAGACCGTCGGCATCTTCGGGGTCTCGTGGATCGCGGTCCGTCTCGGCATCGCCACCAAGCCGCGTCAGCTCGGATTCCGCGACATGTTCGCCCTGTCGGTGCTCGGCGCGATCGGGTTCACGGTTAGCCTTCTGGTGGCCGATCTTGCGCTCGCGGGTATCGGCGACGGCAGCGAAGCGGACATTGCGAAGGCCGCGGTGCTCTTGACATCGTTGGCTGCGTCACTGATCGGATCGGCGTTACTGTTGCGACGCGGACGGGTCCATCAGGCCCGCGCCGCTGTCACCGACACGTGA
- a CDS encoding Crp/Fnr family transcriptional regulator: MDEVLARAGIFQGVEPSAVAALVKQLQPVDFPRGHVIFNEGEPGDRLYIIVSGKVKLGRRSPDGRENLLTIMGPSDMFGELSIFDPGPRTSTATTVTEVRAVSMDRDALKSWIDQRPEIAEQLLRVLARRLRRTNNNLADLIFTDVPGRVAKALLQLAQRFGTQEAGSLRVTHDLTQEEIAQLVGASRETVNKALADFAHRGWLRLEGKSVLISDSERLARRAR, translated from the coding sequence GTGGACGAGGTCCTGGCCAGAGCCGGCATCTTCCAAGGAGTCGAGCCCTCGGCGGTGGCTGCGCTGGTCAAGCAGCTTCAGCCCGTCGATTTCCCCCGCGGGCACGTCATCTTCAACGAGGGCGAGCCCGGTGATCGGCTGTACATCATCGTCTCCGGCAAGGTGAAGCTCGGCCGCCGCTCGCCGGACGGTCGTGAGAACCTGCTGACGATCATGGGTCCGTCGGACATGTTCGGCGAGCTGTCGATCTTCGACCCGGGCCCGCGCACGTCGACGGCCACCACGGTCACCGAGGTCCGCGCCGTGAGCATGGATCGCGACGCCCTCAAGTCGTGGATCGACCAGCGCCCGGAGATCGCCGAGCAGCTGCTGCGCGTCCTCGCGCGTCGCCTGCGCCGCACCAACAACAACCTTGCCGACCTGATCTTCACCGACGTCCCGGGTCGTGTCGCCAAGGCGCTGCTGCAGCTCGCGCAGCGCTTCGGCACCCAGGAGGCCGGTTCCCTCCGCGTGACGCACGACCTCACGCAGGAAGAGATCGCCCAGCTGGTCGGCGCGTCCCGCGAGACCGTGAACAAGGCGCTGGCCGACTTCGCGCACCGCGGCTGGCTGCGCCTCGAGGGCAAGAGCGTCCTGATCTCCGACTCGGAGCGTCTGGCGCGTCGCGCCCGCTGA
- a CDS encoding phage holin family protein — MSFTNGNGVTGDGGRFTGDGVPTTVSSIPLTDLHDPQTASIGTLVRDATAQVSTLFRAEVELAKAEVTSEVKKGLQGSLFFILALSVLVFSAFFFFFFLAELISVWLDRWAAFLIVFALMLVVTGVLALLGYMRVRKLRAPNKTIDSLKQAATVLPGQRPDGASPLGTGTGTAG, encoded by the coding sequence GTGAGCTTCACCAACGGCAATGGTGTCACGGGAGACGGCGGCCGGTTCACCGGCGACGGGGTTCCGACGACGGTGTCCTCGATTCCCCTCACCGATCTCCACGACCCGCAGACGGCATCGATCGGCACCCTCGTCCGTGACGCGACCGCCCAGGTCTCGACGCTGTTCCGCGCCGAGGTCGAGCTCGCGAAGGCCGAGGTCACCAGCGAGGTCAAGAAGGGCCTGCAGGGCAGCCTGTTCTTCATCCTCGCGCTGTCCGTGCTGGTGTTCAGCGCCTTCTTCTTCTTTTTCTTCCTCGCCGAACTGATCAGTGTGTGGCTCGATCGCTGGGCAGCGTTCCTGATCGTCTTCGCGCTGATGCTCGTCGTCACCGGCGTCCTCGCGCTGCTCGGCTACATGCGGGTCCGTAAGCTCCGCGCACCGAACAAGACGATCGACTCGCTCAAGCAGGCCGCCACCGTGCTGCCGGGGCAGCGTCCCGACGGCGCTTCGCCGCTGGGCACGGGAACGGGCACCGCCGGCTGA